The region CAATGCTATTCACATATTAGCAGGCTGATCTGTTCCACCGTGGATAACACTTCGGAGAAAGAAAAGTCGGAAGCGTATGTATTTTCCCTGATATAGTTATCCCACAGGGAGACCAGAGCTGGTTCTTCCTTCATATCCGATAAAATGTCCACCCATTCTTTAAGTTCGACAGTAGAGCCACGTTTTTCAGCAGTATGCTGGATGGCTTGGCGTAAGATCTCCGGGCGTACTTCGTCACGGCGCAGACAGAACAGGGTATGTAAATCGTAAAAATCCCTTGCCCGCGTTGTGCCAATATTGCGGCGCAGGATGGTTTCATACTTCTCAGCAAGAATTGTCTCCAGCGTATAGGCCATAATGGGAACACTCTTTCGTTCAAACAGAAACGGGTAATCATAGCAGATAGCAGCAGGAGTGATTTCATCTCCGGTAGTAATGTCAATTTTCATGGGACTATTTATTTTACCGTACAGGGCTCCCAAATGAATGCGAAAATTATTGTAGGCGTCATCTCCCCGTATGGGCTCGATACGCTGAAAACGGAACTGGATACCATCATTTACATCGAGCGACAGGATATTCTGAACTATGCTGGTAATCTGTTCTTTCTCCATTGGCAGTCCACTGACGGTCGTATCCATATCCGTCGTGGTGCGCTCACTGATGCCAAGCATGGACGAGATCAACAGACCGCCCTTGAGAATAAAGTTGCTGCGGTAACGGGAGACAGGCAACCGTTCCAAAATGCGTTCAAACAGGAACATCTGTAAGACCTCCTGAGAGCGCAGATTTTTGGAGGAGGCAATGTTGCGGATAGCACCTTTTAGCT is a window of Enterocloster clostridioformis DNA encoding:
- a CDS encoding nucleotidyl transferase AbiEii/AbiGii toxin family protein translates to MRIPEQLKGAIRNIASSKNLRSQEVLQMFLFERILERLPVSRYRSNFILKGGLLISSMLGISERTTTDMDTTVSGLPMEKEQITSIVQNILSLDVNDGIQFRFQRIEPIRGDDAYNNFRIHLGALYGKINSPMKIDITTGDEITPAAICYDYPFLFERKSVPIMAYTLETILAEKYETILRRNIGTTRARDFYDLHTLFCLRRDEVRPEILRQAIQHTAEKRGSTVELKEWVDILSDMKEEPALVSLWDNYIRENTYASDFSFSEVLSTVEQISLLICE